Proteins encoded in a region of the Phoenix dactylifera cultivar Barhee BC4 chromosome 3, palm_55x_up_171113_PBpolish2nd_filt_p, whole genome shotgun sequence genome:
- the LOC103720723 gene encoding E3 ubiquitin-protein ligase DIS1-like, whose amino-acid sequence MSSSSSFFNDLGIHPEPSDPQDNEDMMDINEHVNDYTHPLPKPSASVASSVYELLECPVCLNAMYPPIHQCSNGHTLCSGCKPRVQNKCPTCRHELGNIRCLALEKVAASLELPCKYQSFGCNGIYPYYCKPKHESVCAYRPYNCPYAGSDCTVVGDIPHLVSHLKDDHKVDMHNGSTFNHRYVKSNPHEVENATWMLTVFSCFGQYFCLHFEAFQMAMAPVFIAFLRFMGDESEAKTYSYSLEVGGNGRKIIWQGVPRSIRDSHKKVRDSYDGLVIHRNMALFFSGGDRKELKLKVTGKIWKEQ is encoded by the exons ATGTCATCTAGCAGtagtttttttaatgatttgggAATTCATCCTGAGCCTAGTGATCCTCAGGATAATGAAGACATGATGGATATCAATGAGCATGTGAATGACTATACTCATCCGTTACCAAAGCCAAGTGCATCTGTTGCTAGTAGTGTTTATGAACTCCTAGAATGCCCTGTTTGCTTGAATGCTATGTATCCACCCATCCATCAG TGTTCAAATGGTCATACACTGTGTTCTGGATGCAAGCCTAGAGTACAGAATAAATGTCCTACTTGCAGGCATGAATTGGGTAATATTAGATGTCTTGCTCTGGAGAAAGTGGCAGCTTCTCTTGAGCTTCCGTGCAAATATCAGAGCTTTGGTTGTAATGGGATTTATCCTTATTATTGCAAGCCAAAACATGAATCAGTATGTGCATATAGACCCTATAATTGTCCCTATGCAGGGTCTGATTGCACTGTTGTAGGTGATATTCCTCATTTGGTGAGCCATCTGAAAGATGATCACAAGGTTGACATGCACAATGGAAGCACTTTCAACCACCGATATGTCAAATCAAATCCACATGAGGTTGAGAATGCAACATGGATGCTAACG GTATTCAGTTGTTTTGGACAGTACTTCTGCCTCCATTTTGAGGCCTTCCAGATGGCCATGGCACCCGTTTTCATAGCATTCTTGCGGTTCATGGGTGATGAGTCCGAGGCTAAAACTTACAGCTACAGCCTTGAGGTTGGTGGTAATGGACGCAAGATAATTTGGCAAGGGGTGCCTCGAAGCATAAGAGACAGCCACAAGAAGGTGCGCGATAGCTATGATGGGCTTGTCATCCACCGAAACATGGCCCTATTCTTCTCGGGTGGGGATAGGAAGGAATTAAAGCTGAAGGTGACTGGGAAAATTTGGAAGGAACAGTGA